A genome region from Trachemys scripta elegans isolate TJP31775 chromosome 2, CAS_Tse_1.0, whole genome shotgun sequence includes the following:
- the PUF60 gene encoding poly(U)-binding-splicing factor PUF60 — protein sequence MSKRTDRRKYLRFQAATAPYQYRVLPFGLSTAPGGLIKCLGTESIKLENGQSTAAKLGLPPLTPEQQEALQKAKKYAMEQSIKSVLVKQTIAHQQQQLTNLQMAAVTMGFGDPLSPLQSMAAQRQRALAIMCRVYVGSIYYELGEDTIRQAFAPFGPIKSIDMSWDSVTMKHKGFAFVEYEVPEAAQLALEQMNSVMLGGRNIKVGRPSNIGQAQPIIDQLAEEARAFNRIYVASVHQDLSDDDIKSVFEAFGKIKSCTLARDPTTGKHKGYGFIEYEKAQSSQDAVSSMNLFDLGGQYLRVGKAVTPPMPLLTPATPGGLPPAAAVAAAAATAKITAQEAVAGAAVLGTLATPGLVSPALTLAQPLGALPQAVMAAQAPGVITGVTPARPPIPVTIPQVGVVNPILASPPTLALLEVKKEKEEEEIFQESERPEMLSEQEHMSISGSSARHMVMQKLLRKQESTVMVLRNMVDPKDIDDDLEGEVTEECGKFGAVNRVIIYQEKQGEEEDAEIIVKIFVEFSMASETHKAIQALNGRWFAGRKVVAEVYDQERFDNSDLSA from the exons GGCACTGAGTCCATAAAGTTGGAAAATGGACAAAGCACAGCAGCTAAGCTGGGGCTTCCTCCTCTCACCCCGGAACAGCAGGAAGCTCTTCAGAAG GCAAAGAAGTATGCGATGGAGCAGAGTATCAAGAGTGTGCTGGTGAAGCAAACCATCGCCCACCAGCAACAGCAACTCACTAACCTGCAG ATGGCAGCAGTGACAATGGGCTTTGGAGATCCTCTCTCACCTTTACAATCG ATGGCAGCTCAGAGGCAGCGGGCGCTGGCCATCATGTGTCGTGTGTACGTGGGCTCCATATACTACGAACTGGGAGAGGACACCATCCGCCAGGCCTTTGCCCCATTTGGACCTATCAAAAGCATTGACATGTCCTGGGACTCTGTTACAATGAAACACAAG GGCTTTGCTTTTGTGGAATACGAGGTGCCTGAAGCTGCTCAGTTGGCCTTGGAGCAGATGAACTCAGTCATGCTGGGTGGGAGAAACATAAAG GTTGGTAGGCCTAGTAATATTGGACAGGCACAGCCAATCATAGACCAGCTAGCTGAGGAGGCACGGGCTTTCAACCGCATCTACGTGGCATCTGTTCACCAGGACCTCTCAGATGACGACATTAAGAGTGTGTTTGAGGCCTTTGGGAAGATTAAGTCCTGCACGCTcgccagggaccctacaacaggGAAACACAAAGGCTATGGCTTCATTG AGTATGAGAAGGCACAGTCATCACAAGATGCTGTCTCATCTATGAACCTCTTTGACCTGGGTGGCCAATATCTCCGGGTTGGCAAAGCTGTCACTCCCCCAATGCCTCTCCTAACACCTGCAACGCCTGGAGGATTaccccctgcagcagctgtggctgcagcagctgccacAGCAAAGATAACAGCTCAG GAAgcagtggcaggagctgcagtcCTTGGCACTTTAGCAACACCTGGGCTGGTGTCACCAGCACTGACACTGGCTCAGCCTCTGGGGGCATTGCCGCAGGCCGTAATGGCAGCACAGGCACCAGGAGTCATTACGG GTGTGACCCCCGCTCGACCGCCCATTCCAGTCACTATTCCACAGGTGGGAGTTGTGAACCCTATCCTAGCAAGTCCCCCAACACTAGCTCTGTTGGAAGttaagaaggagaaggaggaggaggagatcttCCAGGAATCGGAGAGGCCTGAAATGCTGAGTGAACAGGAGCATATGAGCATATCCGGCAGCAGTGCCCGTCACATGGTGATGCAGAAACTGCTTCGCAAACAGGAG TCGACTGTGATGGTGCTGCGCAACATGGTGGATCCAAAGGACATTGATGACGATCTGGAGGGAGAAGTGACAGAAGAGTGCGGCAAGTTTGGGGCAGTGAACAGGGTCATCATCTACCAAGAGAagcagggcgaggaggaggacGCTGAGATCATCGTCAAGATCTTTGTAGAGTTCTCTATGGCCTCGGAGACTCACAAAGCCATTCAGGCCCTGAACGGGCGCTGGTTTGCTGGCAGGAAGGTGGTGGCAGAGGTGTATGACCAGGAGAGATTTGATAACAGTGACCTGTCAGCATGA